The following proteins come from a genomic window of Micromonospora zamorensis:
- a CDS encoding putative bifunctional diguanylate cyclase/phosphodiesterase translates to MTSGPAGDSFDRLGVRGTPVRLLVLTAAVALTAVAAAAVGLTLPVRLPVDDPLGGPARFGIAVAVLALAQLARLRFRSSAGMVSITWGEAALIVCLYLAPAGWLPSATLLGTGLAWTMLSLHNDRRPVLELVRIAASLAAASALAVSVTTALGRPLLAPPTPKLALALIAGSVTYLLVTAWLGGVTLGLRHGLPIGPPLLAALRGKLLMFVGNVAVGLVVVALLELDPRWLLLLPPLLWLLQQTYGYRLRSDQERRTWRAFAEATAALNQLDERGVATAAVTGGLTLFNAELVDVDVARADGRWHRYRGDAGGQLVDRETDPPDQSQPDEHELSRALSVGAAPVGRLRVRFPRSAPPTARERDAVAAFGDALAAALHDAATHRELRLVTARSSYEAVHDPLTGLANRAAMLGKGDQSLRQLAHDHPVALLLLDINQFKEVNDTLGHAAGDQLLRLTANRLDALVRPGDLLGRLGGDEFAMLLTAVPVLGDRAAPMAHALRQAREIAERLAAPTEVAGVRMSIEVSVGVVVADAGTADLTELLRRADIAMYQAKEGGGNVAVYDGTRDAASTDQLALLAELREALLVDDQLVLALQPAVDLATGAPTGVEALIRWQHPRRGWLSPADFIRPVENSEQLGTFTRYVLDKALSVAASWAREGLDVPISVNLSARSLLDPRLPAEIADALRRHQVPPHRLVLEITETVVMSELEVIDEVLATLRSMGVQLAVDDFGTGFSSLTFLTRIAVDELKVDRSFVIRMTDSPEAAAIVRTTVGLAHELGLRVVAEGVETAEQRMALAELGCTSAQGYHFFKPMPADKIGAVLGTLRDSAESNVFRLRADGAS, encoded by the coding sequence ATGACCTCCGGTCCAGCCGGTGACTCGTTCGACCGGCTCGGGGTGCGGGGCACACCGGTCCGGTTGCTCGTGCTCACCGCCGCCGTCGCGCTGACCGCCGTGGCCGCTGCCGCAGTCGGGCTGACCCTGCCGGTCAGGCTGCCGGTCGATGACCCCCTCGGCGGTCCGGCCCGCTTCGGCATCGCCGTCGCCGTCCTCGCTCTCGCCCAGCTCGCCCGACTGCGGTTCCGTTCGTCCGCGGGCATGGTCAGCATCACCTGGGGCGAGGCCGCGCTGATCGTCTGCCTCTACCTGGCTCCCGCCGGTTGGCTCCCGTCCGCCACGCTGCTCGGCACCGGGCTGGCCTGGACGATGCTCTCGCTGCACAACGACCGCCGCCCGGTCCTGGAGCTCGTCCGGATCGCCGCGTCGCTGGCCGCCGCGTCGGCACTGGCCGTTTCCGTGACCACCGCACTCGGGCGACCGCTGCTTGCCCCGCCCACCCCGAAGCTCGCGCTGGCCCTGATCGCCGGGTCGGTGACCTATCTCCTGGTGACCGCCTGGCTGGGCGGGGTGACACTGGGCCTGCGGCACGGCCTGCCGATCGGGCCGCCGCTGCTCGCCGCGCTGCGCGGCAAGCTGTTGATGTTCGTCGGCAACGTGGCGGTCGGCCTCGTCGTGGTCGCCCTCCTGGAACTCGACCCGCGCTGGTTGCTGTTGCTGCCGCCGCTGCTCTGGCTGCTGCAACAGACCTACGGTTACCGGCTGCGCTCCGATCAGGAGCGCCGCACCTGGAGAGCGTTCGCCGAGGCCACCGCGGCCCTCAACCAGCTCGACGAGCGCGGCGTGGCCACCGCGGCGGTCACCGGAGGGCTGACGCTGTTCAACGCCGAGCTGGTGGACGTCGACGTGGCGCGGGCCGACGGCCGGTGGCACCGGTACCGGGGCGACGCCGGCGGTCAACTGGTCGACCGCGAGACGGACCCACCGGACCAGTCGCAGCCCGACGAGCACGAGCTGAGCCGGGCACTGTCGGTCGGCGCCGCACCGGTCGGTCGGCTGCGGGTGCGGTTCCCCCGCTCGGCCCCGCCCACCGCGCGGGAGCGCGACGCGGTGGCCGCGTTCGGCGACGCGCTCGCCGCCGCGCTGCACGACGCCGCGACCCACCGCGAGCTGCGGCTGGTGACCGCCCGTTCGTCGTACGAGGCGGTGCACGACCCGCTCACCGGGCTGGCCAACCGGGCGGCGATGCTCGGCAAGGGCGACCAGTCGCTGCGGCAGCTCGCGCACGATCACCCGGTGGCGCTGCTCCTGCTGGACATCAACCAGTTCAAGGAAGTCAACGACACCCTCGGTCACGCCGCGGGCGACCAGTTGCTGCGGCTGACCGCGAACCGGCTCGACGCGCTGGTCCGCCCCGGTGACCTGCTCGGTCGGCTCGGTGGCGACGAGTTCGCCATGCTGCTCACGGCGGTGCCGGTGCTCGGTGACCGGGCCGCGCCGATGGCCCATGCACTGCGCCAGGCTCGCGAGATCGCCGAACGGCTGGCCGCGCCGACCGAGGTGGCCGGCGTACGGATGTCGATCGAGGTTTCCGTCGGGGTGGTGGTGGCCGACGCCGGCACCGCCGACCTGACCGAGCTGCTGCGCCGGGCCGACATCGCGATGTACCAGGCCAAGGAGGGCGGCGGCAACGTCGCCGTGTACGACGGCACCCGGGACGCAGCCAGCACCGACCAGCTCGCCCTGCTGGCCGAGCTTCGCGAGGCGCTCCTGGTCGACGACCAGCTGGTGTTGGCGTTGCAACCGGCGGTCGACCTGGCCACGGGTGCGCCCACCGGCGTGGAGGCGCTGATCCGCTGGCAGCATCCCCGGCGCGGGTGGCTGAGCCCGGCCGACTTCATCCGGCCGGTGGAAAACAGCGAGCAGCTCGGCACCTTCACCCGGTACGTGCTGGACAAGGCGCTCAGCGTGGCCGCCAGTTGGGCGCGTGAGGGGCTGGACGTCCCGATCTCGGTCAACCTGTCGGCCCGCAGCCTGCTCGACCCCCGGCTGCCGGCGGAGATCGCCGACGCGCTGCGCCGCCACCAGGTGCCGCCGCACCGGCTCGTTCTGGAGATCACCGAGACGGTGGTGATGAGTGAGCTGGAGGTCATCGACGAGGTGCTGGCCACGCTCCGGTCGATGGGCGTGCAGCTCGCGGTCGACGACTTCGGCACCGGCTTCTCGTCGCTGACCTTCCTCACCCGGATCGCCGTGGACGAGTTGAAGGTGGACCGCTCGTTCGTGATCCGGATGACGGACTCGCCGGAGGCGGCGGCGATCGTACGGACGACAGTGGGGCTCGCCCACGAGTTGGGCCTGCGGGTGGTCGCCGAAGGGGTCGAGACCGCCGAGCAGCGGATGGCCCTGGCCGAGCTGGGATGCACCTCCGCGCAGGGCTACCACTTCTTCAAGCCGATGCCGGCCGACAAGATCGGCGCGGTGCTCGGTACGCTGCGCGACTCGGCGGAGTCGAACGTGTTCCGGCTGCGCGCCGACGGCGCCTCCTGA
- the purE gene encoding 5-(carboxyamino)imidazole ribonucleotide mutase, whose product MTTVGLIMGSDSDWPTMRAAAEVLDDFGVAYEVRVISAHRTPVAMIEYGRDAADRGLKVIIAGAGGAAALPGMVASVTPLPVIGVPVPLKHLDGMDSLLSIVQMPAGIPVATVSIGNARNAGLLAVRILGASDDGLRARMTTYQEDLEKLVASKEAALQATLP is encoded by the coding sequence GTGACCACGGTCGGGCTGATCATGGGCAGCGACTCGGACTGGCCGACCATGCGGGCCGCCGCCGAGGTGCTGGACGACTTCGGCGTGGCGTACGAGGTGCGGGTGATCTCGGCGCACCGGACTCCGGTCGCGATGATCGAGTACGGGCGGGACGCCGCAGACCGGGGCCTGAAGGTGATCATCGCCGGGGCTGGAGGTGCCGCCGCGCTGCCGGGCATGGTCGCCTCGGTGACGCCACTGCCGGTGATCGGTGTGCCGGTGCCGCTGAAGCACCTGGACGGCATGGACTCGCTGCTGTCCATCGTGCAGATGCCGGCCGGGATCCCGGTGGCCACCGTGTCGATCGGCAACGCCCGCAACGCCGGCCTGCTCGCCGTACGGATCCTCGGCGCGAGCGACGACGGCCTGCGCGCCAGGATGACGACCTACCAGGAGGACCTGGAGAAGCTGGTGGCGAGCAAGGAAGCCGCCCTCCAGGCAACCCTCCCGTAG
- a CDS encoding 5-(carboxyamino)imidazole ribonucleotide synthase, with product MDSRTGLPVVGMVGGGQLARMTHQAAIALGQSLRVLATAPDDGAALVAADVQYGDHTDLAALRTFAKGCDVVTFDHEHVPSEHIRTLAAEGVTLYPPADALLHAQDKQVMRERLTELGAPNPLWRPVGEPADLVDFGEQVGWPVVLKAARGGYDGRGVWMVDDATQAGELAATLLAGGTRLIVEERVPLRRELAVQVARSPFGQVAAYPVVETVQRDGINVEVLAPAPGLDEELAVSAQQLAIDLATALGVIGLLAVELFEVRDEAGRPAIVVNELAMRPHNSGHWTIEGSRTSQFEQHLRAVLDYPMGDTSLTAPVVVMANVLGGEPGGMSIDERLHHLFAAEPGAKVHLYGKQVRPGRKVGHVTVLGDDLDDVRARAARAARWLREGHE from the coding sequence ATGGATTCCCGTACCGGTCTGCCTGTTGTCGGCATGGTGGGTGGCGGCCAGTTGGCCCGGATGACCCACCAGGCCGCGATCGCCCTCGGCCAGTCACTGCGTGTGCTCGCGACCGCCCCCGACGACGGCGCGGCGCTGGTCGCCGCCGACGTCCAGTACGGCGACCACACCGACCTGGCCGCCCTGCGCACCTTCGCCAAGGGCTGCGACGTCGTCACCTTCGACCACGAGCACGTGCCCTCGGAGCACATCCGCACGCTGGCGGCGGAAGGGGTGACCCTCTACCCGCCGGCGGACGCGTTGCTGCACGCCCAGGACAAGCAGGTCATGCGGGAACGCCTGACCGAGCTGGGCGCCCCCAACCCGCTGTGGCGGCCGGTCGGCGAGCCCGCCGACCTGGTCGACTTCGGTGAGCAGGTCGGCTGGCCGGTGGTGCTCAAGGCGGCGCGCGGCGGCTACGACGGCCGGGGCGTGTGGATGGTCGACGACGCGACCCAGGCCGGCGAGCTGGCAGCAACGCTGCTCGCCGGCGGCACCCGGCTGATCGTCGAGGAGCGGGTGCCGCTGCGTCGGGAGCTGGCCGTGCAGGTCGCCCGGTCGCCGTTCGGTCAGGTAGCCGCGTACCCGGTGGTCGAGACGGTGCAGCGGGACGGCATCAACGTGGAGGTGCTGGCCCCGGCGCCCGGCCTGGACGAGGAGCTGGCGGTCTCCGCCCAGCAGCTCGCCATCGACCTGGCCACCGCGCTCGGCGTGATCGGCCTGCTGGCCGTGGAGCTGTTCGAGGTGCGCGACGAGGCCGGTCGGCCCGCGATCGTGGTCAACGAGCTGGCCATGCGGCCGCACAACTCCGGGCACTGGACCATCGAGGGCTCCCGCACCTCGCAGTTCGAGCAGCACCTGCGGGCGGTGCTGGACTACCCGATGGGCGACACCTCGCTGACCGCGCCGGTGGTGGTGATGGCGAACGTGCTCGGCGGAGAGCCGGGCGGAATGTCGATCGACGAGCGGCTGCACCACCTCTTCGCCGCCGAGCCGGGCGCCAAGGTGCACCTGTACGGCAAGCAGGTGCGACCCGGCCGGAAGGTCGGGCACGTCACGGTGCTCGGCGACGACCTGGATGACGTACGGGCACGCGCGGCGCGGGCCGCGCGCTGGCTGCGTGAGGGGCACGAGTGA
- a CDS encoding thioredoxin domain-containing protein: MNRLVDATSPYLLQHADNPVDWWPWSDEAFAEAKRRDVPVLISVGYAACHWCHVMAHESFENEQVGALMNDNFVSIKVDREERPDVDAVYMTATQAMTGQGGWPMTVFATPDGTPFFCGTYFPRPNFVQLLQSVTTAWREQREEVVRQGAAVVEAIGGAQAVGGPTAPLDAPLLDAAAGRLASEYDATNGGFGGAPKFPPHMNLLFLLRHHQRTGDPRSLEITRHTAEAMARGGIYDQLASGFARYSVDAHWTVPHFEKMLYDNALLLRLYTQLWRLTGDPLARRVARDTARFLADELHRPGEGFASALDADTEGVEGLTYAWTPAQLVEALGEEAGRWATDLFAVTDEGTFAPHSASAPQDGTPDGKKGVEHGMSVLKLARDVDDAAPEVRARWQQVVGRLLSARDTRPQPARDDKVVAAWNGLAITAIVEFLQVAALYASPQDEDANLMDGVTIVADGAMRDAAEHLATVHLVDGRLRRVSRDGKVGEPAGVLEDYGCVAEAFCSLHQLTGEGRWLTLAGELLDTALAHFAAPGGAFYDTADDAERLVARPADPTDNATPSGRSALIAGLVAYSALTGETRYREAAEAALATVAPIVGKHPRFTGYAAMVGEALLSGPYEIAVVTDDPAGDPLVAAARRHAPPGAVVVAGQPDQPGVPLLADRPLVDGRSAAYVCRGFVCQRPVTSVEELVAELS; encoded by the coding sequence GTGAACCGACTCGTCGACGCCACCAGCCCGTACCTGCTCCAGCACGCGGACAACCCGGTCGACTGGTGGCCCTGGTCGGACGAGGCGTTCGCCGAGGCGAAACGGCGGGACGTCCCGGTGCTCATCTCGGTCGGTTACGCGGCCTGCCACTGGTGTCACGTCATGGCGCACGAGTCGTTCGAGAACGAGCAGGTCGGCGCCCTGATGAACGACAACTTCGTGTCGATCAAGGTGGATCGGGAGGAGCGCCCGGACGTGGACGCGGTCTACATGACCGCGACGCAGGCGATGACGGGCCAGGGTGGCTGGCCGATGACGGTCTTCGCCACCCCGGACGGCACCCCGTTCTTCTGCGGCACCTACTTCCCGCGGCCCAACTTCGTCCAGTTGCTCCAGTCGGTCACCACCGCCTGGCGGGAGCAGCGCGAGGAGGTCGTGCGCCAGGGCGCCGCGGTGGTCGAGGCGATCGGCGGTGCGCAGGCCGTGGGCGGCCCCACCGCCCCGCTGGACGCGCCGCTGCTCGACGCCGCGGCCGGCAGGCTGGCCAGCGAGTACGACGCCACGAACGGCGGCTTCGGGGGCGCCCCGAAGTTCCCTCCGCACATGAATCTGCTCTTCCTGCTGCGCCACCACCAGCGCACCGGCGACCCGCGCAGCCTGGAGATCACCCGGCACACCGCCGAGGCGATGGCCCGTGGCGGCATCTACGACCAGCTCGCCAGCGGCTTCGCCCGATACTCGGTGGACGCGCACTGGACGGTTCCGCACTTCGAGAAGATGCTCTACGACAACGCGTTGCTGCTGCGGCTCTACACCCAGCTGTGGCGGCTCACCGGTGACCCGCTGGCCCGGCGGGTGGCGCGGGACACCGCCCGCTTCCTCGCCGACGAGCTGCACCGACCGGGCGAGGGCTTCGCGTCCGCGCTGGACGCCGACACCGAGGGCGTCGAGGGGCTCACCTACGCCTGGACACCCGCGCAGCTCGTCGAGGCGCTGGGTGAGGAGGCCGGCCGCTGGGCCACCGACCTCTTCGCCGTCACCGACGAGGGGACCTTCGCCCCTCATTCCGCCTCCGCGCCGCAAGACGGCACTCCGGACGGAAAGAAGGGCGTCGAGCACGGCATGAGCGTGCTCAAGCTCGCCCGGGACGTCGACGACGCCGCACCCGAGGTGCGGGCCCGCTGGCAGCAGGTCGTCGGGCGGCTGCTCAGTGCCCGGGACACCCGGCCGCAGCCGGCCCGCGACGACAAGGTGGTGGCCGCCTGGAACGGCCTGGCGATCACCGCCATCGTCGAGTTCCTCCAGGTGGCCGCGTTGTACGCGTCCCCGCAGGACGAGGACGCCAACCTGATGGACGGCGTGACGATCGTCGCCGACGGCGCGATGCGCGACGCGGCCGAGCACCTGGCCACCGTGCACCTGGTGGACGGCCGGCTGCGCCGGGTCTCCCGGGACGGCAAGGTCGGCGAGCCGGCCGGCGTCCTGGAGGACTACGGCTGCGTGGCCGAGGCCTTCTGCTCGCTGCACCAGCTCACCGGCGAGGGCCGTTGGCTCACGCTGGCCGGCGAGCTGCTGGACACCGCGTTGGCGCACTTCGCCGCGCCCGGTGGTGCCTTCTACGACACCGCCGACGACGCGGAACGGCTGGTGGCCCGGCCCGCTGACCCGACCGACAACGCCACCCCGTCCGGCCGGTCGGCGTTGATCGCCGGGCTGGTCGCGTACTCGGCGCTGACCGGGGAGACGCGCTACCGGGAGGCCGCCGAGGCGGCGCTCGCCACTGTCGCGCCGATCGTCGGTAAGCACCCCCGATTCACCGGCTACGCCGCCATGGTCGGTGAGGCGTTGCTCTCCGGGCCGTACGAGATCGCCGTGGTGACCGACGACCCGGCTGGCGATCCCCTGGTGGCCGCGGCTCGACGGCACGCCCCGCCCGGGGCCGTGGTCGTCGCCGGGCAACCGGACCAGCCCGGTGTGCCGCTGCTCGCCGACCGTCCGCTGGTCGACGGGCGGTCCGCCGCGTACGTCTGCCGGGGGTTCGTCTGCCAGCGGCCGGTGACCTCGGTCGAGGAGCTGGTCGCCGAGCTCAGCTGA